One genomic segment of Caldimonas brevitalea includes these proteins:
- a CDS encoding long-chain-fatty-acid--CoA ligase, whose translation MDKVWLKQYPEGVPQEINPDQYASLVALLEESFEKYRERAAYKFMGKAVTFGQLDDLSRAFAAYLQSQGLEKGDRVAVMMPNVPQYPIAVAGILRAGLVVVNVNPLYTPRELEHQLKDAGAKAIVIIENFAKTLQECQAQTPTRKVVLTSMGDLLGFPKGAIVNYVVRKVKKMVPAFSLPGAVRFKDAIAQGRTAPFKRPEIKRDDIAVLQYTGGTTGVSKGAVLLHRNVIANVLQSEAWNAPAMKKVPAGEQVVTICVLPLYHIFAFTVNMMLSLRIGGCNVLIPNPRDMSAVLKELSQHRFHSFPAVNTMFNALAHHPDFNSVDWSSLSLSVGGGMAVQQATAKLWLEKTGSPICEGYGLSECSPSVSCNPTDSKAYTGSIGVPLPSTEFKLLDDEGQEVPFGTPGEICVRGPQVMAGYWQRPDETAKVMTADGFFRTGDIGTVDERGFFRIVDRKKDMILVSGFNVYPNEVEDVVAQMEGVLECAAVGVPDERSGEAVKLVLVKRQPQLTEADVRAYCEQHLTGYKRPRIIEFRNELPKTPVGKILRRELRGG comes from the coding sequence ATGGACAAGGTTTGGCTGAAGCAGTACCCAGAGGGTGTCCCACAGGAGATCAACCCCGACCAATACGCCTCGTTGGTCGCGCTGCTCGAAGAGAGCTTCGAGAAGTACCGCGAGCGGGCGGCCTACAAGTTCATGGGCAAGGCCGTGACGTTCGGCCAGCTCGACGACTTGTCGCGGGCCTTCGCTGCCTACCTGCAGTCGCAAGGGCTGGAAAAAGGCGACCGCGTCGCCGTCATGATGCCCAACGTGCCGCAATACCCGATCGCGGTCGCCGGCATCCTGCGGGCCGGCCTGGTGGTGGTGAACGTCAATCCGCTGTACACCCCGCGTGAGCTCGAGCATCAGCTGAAAGACGCGGGCGCCAAGGCCATCGTCATCATCGAGAACTTCGCCAAGACGCTGCAGGAATGCCAGGCCCAGACGCCCACCCGCAAGGTGGTGCTGACGTCGATGGGCGATCTGCTCGGCTTCCCGAAGGGGGCCATCGTCAACTATGTGGTGCGCAAGGTGAAGAAGATGGTGCCGGCTTTCAGCCTGCCCGGTGCCGTGCGCTTCAAGGACGCCATCGCGCAGGGCCGCACGGCGCCGTTCAAGCGCCCCGAGATCAAGCGCGACGACATCGCGGTGCTGCAATACACCGGCGGCACCACCGGTGTCAGCAAGGGGGCCGTGCTGTTGCATCGCAACGTGATCGCCAACGTGCTGCAGTCCGAAGCCTGGAACGCACCGGCCATGAAGAAGGTGCCGGCCGGCGAGCAGGTCGTCACCATCTGCGTGCTGCCGCTCTATCACATCTTTGCGTTCACCGTGAACATGATGTTGAGCCTGCGCATTGGCGGCTGCAACGTGCTGATCCCCAACCCGCGCGACATGTCAGCCGTGCTGAAGGAGCTGTCGCAGCACCGGTTCCACAGCTTCCCGGCGGTCAACACGATGTTCAACGCGCTGGCTCACCATCCTGATTTCAACAGCGTCGACTGGAGCAGCCTGAGCCTCAGCGTGGGCGGTGGCATGGCGGTGCAACAGGCGACCGCCAAGCTGTGGCTCGAGAAGACCGGCAGCCCGATCTGCGAGGGCTACGGGCTCAGCGAATGTTCGCCTTCGGTGAGCTGCAACCCGACCGACAGCAAGGCCTACACCGGCAGCATCGGCGTGCCGCTGCCGTCCACCGAGTTCAAGCTGCTCGACGACGAAGGCCAGGAAGTGCCGTTTGGCACGCCCGGCGAGATCTGCGTGCGCGGGCCGCAGGTGATGGCGGGCTACTGGCAGCGACCCGACGAGACCGCCAAGGTGATGACGGCCGACGGCTTCTTCCGCACCGGCGACATCGGCACCGTCGACGAGCGCGGCTTCTTCCGCATCGTCGACCGCAAGAAGGACATGATCCTGGTCTCGGGCTTCAACGTCTATCCCAACGAAGTGGAAGACGTGGTGGCCCAGATGGAAGGTGTGCTCGAGTGTGCCGCCGTGGGTGTGCCCGACGAGAGGTCGGGCGAGGCCGTCAAGCTGGTGCTGGTGAAGCGCCAGCCGCAGCTGACCGAGGCCGACGTGCGAGCCTATTGCGAGCAGCACCTCACTGGCTACAAGCGGCCGCGCATCATCGAGTTCCGCAACGAGCTGCCGAAGACCCCGGTCGGCAAGATCCTGCGCCGCGAGCTTCGCGGCGGATAA
- a CDS encoding SDR family oxidoreductase yields MHQVLISGVTGFVGSALAASFLARGMRVAALSRNDPDGMRTVNAVIAAAQGQGLDISGALESHLQVLNVDFTQLDSTLEPSALADVTEVWHVAAEMSYSPHKLGRSFDTNVGNTTRLYELVKQHAPACRRFYYVSTAYVAGMAGGPVREELHARPSMVNTYQVTKWSAEQALHLAYLREGLPVTVFRPTVVVGHRHTGWAHRNGFGFYMFLDAMTAIAKAGHTELAVDLLPQTRVDLVSIDQLVADAGTLTLRQDAGRELEVFHCGGGLRVPMGELVPLWGDVAGLRASIGKPTTALEQQFDRAVAPNQPFARTEWHFERAKLDAATQRSVPVTPLTADELRSMCRWYADAAAVVEQDTVAAAG; encoded by the coding sequence GTGCATCAAGTTTTGATCAGCGGCGTCACCGGCTTCGTGGGCAGTGCCCTGGCAGCCAGTTTCCTCGCCCGTGGCATGCGGGTCGCGGCGCTGTCGCGCAACGACCCCGACGGCATGCGGACCGTCAACGCGGTCATCGCGGCGGCGCAGGGACAAGGCCTCGACATCAGCGGCGCCCTCGAAAGCCATCTGCAAGTGCTCAACGTCGACTTTACCCAGCTCGACAGCACGCTAGAGCCGAGTGCGTTGGCCGACGTCACCGAGGTGTGGCACGTCGCGGCCGAGATGAGCTATTCGCCGCACAAGCTGGGCCGTTCGTTCGACACCAACGTCGGCAACACCACACGGTTGTACGAGCTGGTGAAGCAACACGCGCCTGCCTGCCGCCGCTTCTACTACGTCTCGACCGCCTACGTGGCGGGCATGGCGGGCGGCCCGGTGCGTGAGGAGCTGCACGCACGCCCGAGCATGGTCAACACCTACCAGGTGACGAAGTGGAGTGCCGAACAGGCGCTGCACCTTGCCTACCTGCGTGAAGGGCTGCCCGTCACGGTGTTCCGGCCCACCGTGGTGGTGGGGCATCGCCACACCGGCTGGGCTCATCGCAATGGCTTCGGCTTCTACATGTTCCTCGACGCGATGACCGCCATCGCCAAGGCCGGTCACACCGAACTGGCCGTCGACCTGCTGCCGCAAACCCGGGTCGACCTCGTGTCGATCGACCAGCTGGTCGCCGATGCCGGCACCCTGACGCTGCGACAAGACGCGGGCCGCGAGCTGGAGGTGTTCCACTGCGGCGGCGGCTTGCGGGTGCCGATGGGCGAGCTGGTGCCGCTGTGGGGTGATGTGGCGGGCCTGCGGGCATCGATCGGCAAACCGACCACGGCGCTGGAACAGCAGTTCGACCGCGCCGTGGCGCCGAACCAGCCGTTCGCGCGGACCGAGTGGCATTTCGAGCGGGCCAAGCTCGACGCGGCCACGCAGCGCTCGGTGCCGGTCACACCGCTGACGGCAGACGAGTTGCGCAGCATGTGTCGCTGGTATGCCGACGCCGCAGCGGTGGTCGAGCAGGACACCGTGGCCGCGGCCGGCTGA
- the panD gene encoding aspartate 1-decarboxylase encodes MNRYMLRAKLHRATVTEADLHYEGSCGIDEDLMDAADMREYEQIQLYNVNNGERFSTYIIKAPRGSGAISLNGAAARKAHVGDLLIICTYAPMSEDYARDHKPKVVLLDEGNRVKEIRKL; translated from the coding sequence ATGAACCGATACATGCTCCGCGCGAAGCTGCACCGCGCAACCGTGACCGAAGCCGACCTGCACTACGAGGGCTCCTGCGGCATCGACGAAGACCTGATGGACGCGGCCGACATGCGCGAGTACGAGCAGATCCAGCTCTACAACGTCAACAACGGCGAGCGCTTCTCGACCTACATCATCAAGGCACCGCGCGGCTCCGGCGCGATCTCGCTGAACGGCGCCGCGGCGCGCAAGGCGCATGTCGGCGACCTGCTGATCATCTGCACCTATGCCCCGATGAGCGAAGACTACGCGCGCGACCACAAACCCAAGGTCGTGCTGCTCGACGAAGGCAACCGCGTCAAAGAGATCCGCAAGCTGTGA
- a CDS encoding 3-dehydroquinate synthase II — translation MEQLLTPHVAAPDDGGVVGQAGVVMGDTAAARGAARSPFTTAVPGTRAAVIWYDSRALTHVCDETRRAIVQRLGQGGYNGIVLYPEGLRELGEAVSPRLQRVIQVDSLALWAQLSEQIAPHATQGRIEAGVVSSGDPRVLVAAKAAGFRTCWRAHVDNAPSLKASCRDGLHYDHLLVSFKDATNIPLEHVIAELHGTRTVLLKEVHENVDDAVIALGVLELGSDGVAVGFTTMAQFDAFARKLERLASPRTELQVGVTDRITHLGLGYRACIDTTHLFNADEGILVGSTSSGGILCCPEVFHLPYMELRPFRINAASVHSYVFQSHNRTSYISELRAGSQLTTVNARGETRQVYVGRVKTEIRPLLLIEATFPQQRKVNIIMQDDWHVRVFSDEAKPRNVTELKPGDPVLGFGTEPGRHVGVKVDEHIIEV, via the coding sequence ATGGAACAGCTCCTCACCCCACACGTGGCCGCCCCTGACGATGGGGGCGTCGTGGGCCAGGCCGGGGTCGTGATGGGCGACACGGCCGCGGCTCGGGGCGCAGCGCGGTCTCCCTTCACCACGGCGGTGCCGGGCACCCGCGCCGCGGTCATCTGGTATGACTCGCGGGCACTGACCCACGTCTGTGACGAGACGCGCCGCGCGATCGTGCAGCGCCTCGGGCAGGGCGGCTACAACGGCATCGTGTTGTATCCCGAAGGCCTGAGGGAGCTGGGTGAGGCAGTGTCCCCACGCCTGCAACGCGTGATCCAGGTCGACTCGCTGGCGCTGTGGGCGCAGCTGTCGGAGCAGATCGCGCCGCACGCGACCCAGGGCCGTATCGAGGCGGGTGTCGTCTCGAGCGGCGACCCGCGCGTGCTGGTGGCCGCAAAGGCGGCCGGCTTTCGCACCTGCTGGCGCGCGCATGTCGACAACGCACCGAGCCTGAAGGCGTCGTGCCGTGACGGCTTGCACTACGACCACCTGTTGGTGTCGTTCAAGGACGCCACCAACATTCCGCTCGAACACGTCATCGCCGAGTTGCACGGGACCCGCACGGTGCTGCTCAAAGAGGTACACGAAAACGTCGACGATGCGGTGATCGCATTGGGCGTGCTCGAACTCGGCAGCGACGGTGTGGCCGTCGGCTTCACGACGATGGCGCAGTTCGATGCGTTCGCTCGAAAGCTCGAGCGCCTGGCCTCACCGCGGACCGAGTTGCAGGTCGGCGTGACCGATCGCATCACGCACCTGGGCCTGGGCTATCGGGCCTGCATCGACACCACCCACTTGTTCAACGCCGACGAGGGCATCCTGGTGGGCTCCACCTCGAGCGGCGGCATCCTGTGCTGTCCCGAGGTGTTCCACCTGCCCTACATGGAGCTGCGGCCCTTCCGCATCAACGCGGCCTCGGTGCACAGCTACGTGTTCCAGTCTCACAACCGCACCAGCTACATCAGCGAGCTGCGTGCGGGCAGCCAGCTGACGACGGTCAACGCTCGCGGTGAGACGCGACAGGTCTACGTCGGCCGCGTCAAGACCGAAATCCGGCCCTTGCTGCTGATCGAGGCGACCTTCCCGCAACAGCGCAAGGTCAACATCATCATGCAGGACGACTGGCACGTCCGCGTGTTCTCGGACGAGGCCAAACCCCGCAACGTGACCGAGCTGAAGCCGGGCGACCCGGTGCTGGGCTTCGGCACCGAACCCGGTCGCCACGTCGGCGTGAAGGTCGACGAACACATCATCGAAGTCTGA
- a CDS encoding acyl-homoserine-lactone synthase — MQEISFEHRIAKRSQLPAADVDAMLRLRARVFHQRLGWDVDVRNGREEDWYDAVDPYYLLMKGGDRQLYGCMRLLPTLGPNMLRDVFPTLLGGRPAPADPFTWEISRFATEFPAPSADAACKQRQQTLRYEAIRAAMRRLIDFADAHGIERYVMVTTPVVQRMLDQLQVPATCYAAPVRFGVDEAVALSVQVGEATRRVLGWSPYHNVPALGSACAAATDVVPCL, encoded by the coding sequence ATGCAAGAAATTTCTTTCGAACACCGGATCGCCAAACGATCCCAGCTTCCGGCCGCCGACGTCGATGCGATGCTCCGCCTGCGGGCACGTGTTTTCCATCAACGCCTCGGCTGGGATGTCGACGTGCGCAACGGCCGCGAGGAGGACTGGTACGACGCCGTCGACCCGTACTACCTGCTGATGAAAGGCGGTGACCGCCAACTCTACGGCTGCATGCGCTTGCTGCCGACGCTCGGGCCCAACATGTTGCGCGACGTGTTCCCGACGCTGCTGGGCGGTCGTCCTGCCCCAGCCGATCCCTTCACCTGGGAAATTTCGCGTTTTGCGACGGAGTTCCCGGCGCCGTCCGCCGACGCGGCGTGCAAGCAACGGCAACAAACGCTGCGTTACGAGGCCATCCGTGCCGCCATGCGCCGGCTGATCGACTTCGCCGACGCGCATGGCATCGAACGTTACGTGATGGTCACCACGCCGGTCGTCCAGCGCATGCTCGACCAGCTGCAGGTGCCCGCGACCTGCTATGCCGCGCCGGTGCGCTTCGGGGTCGACGAGGCGGTCGCGCTGTCGGTGCAGGTGGGCGAGGCCACCCGCCGTGTGCTGGGCTGGTCGCCCTATCACAACGTGCCGGCGCTTGGCTCCGCCTGCGCAGCAGCCACGGACGTGGTTCCCTGCCTCTGA
- a CDS encoding 5'-methylthioadenosine/adenosylhomocysteine nucleosidase yields MSRIAIMAAMHEELHTLLALMPDEQRHLLGGREFWVGRLQGREVVVVLSRIGKVAAATTATLLATHFDVRELLFTGVAGGLGEGVRVGDVVVADLLLQHDLDASPLFPRYEVPLYGRSRFATDARLNRALQEAAEVVLGASATHLGEAAVQAFGLGKARVHGGLVISGDQFVASAAQSGALRAALPDALAVEMEGAAVAQVCHDLGVPCAVVRTISDRADDTAERDFGAFVREVASHYSSAIVLRYLQGG; encoded by the coding sequence ATGTCACGCATTGCCATCATGGCGGCCATGCACGAAGAGTTGCACACCCTGCTGGCGCTGATGCCTGACGAGCAGCGTCACCTGCTCGGCGGGCGCGAGTTCTGGGTGGGCCGGCTGCAGGGCCGTGAGGTGGTGGTGGTGCTGTCACGCATCGGCAAGGTCGCCGCCGCGACCACCGCGACCCTGCTCGCGACGCACTTCGACGTGCGCGAGCTGCTGTTCACGGGCGTCGCTGGCGGCCTGGGCGAGGGCGTGCGGGTCGGCGACGTGGTGGTGGCGGATCTGCTGCTGCAGCACGACCTCGATGCGTCACCGCTGTTCCCGCGCTACGAAGTGCCCTTGTACGGGCGTTCGCGCTTTGCCACCGACGCGCGCCTCAACCGGGCGTTGCAGGAGGCGGCCGAGGTCGTGCTCGGCGCGTCAGCGACCCATCTCGGTGAGGCCGCCGTCCAGGCCTTCGGCCTCGGCAAGGCTCGCGTGCACGGGGGACTGGTGATCAGCGGCGATCAATTCGTCGCGTCAGCTGCACAGAGCGGGGCGTTGCGCGCCGCATTGCCCGATGCACTGGCGGTCGAGATGGAAGGCGCTGCAGTGGCGCAGGTGTGTCACGACCTGGGCGTGCCCTGCGCGGTGGTGCGCACCATTTCGGATCGCGCCGACGATACCGCCGAGCGCGACTTCGGTGCGTTCGTGCGCGAGGTCGCCAGCCACTACAGCAGCGCCATCGTGCTGCGCTATCTGCAGGGCGGCTGA
- a CDS encoding Re/Si-specific NAD(P)(+) transhydrogenase subunit alpha: protein MLIGVPLETVAGETRVAVTPETAKKLIAMGHTLRVQSGAGVPASATDEAYVAVGAEITDQAGAYACDLVLKVRAPQTGELSLARAGSVLVGMLNPFDAEGLQRLAAAGLTSFALEAAPRTTRAQSMDVLSSQANIAGYKAVIIAADRYQRFFPMLMTAAGTVKAARVVILGVGVAGLQAIATAKRLGAVIEASDVRPSVKEQVESLGAKFIDVPYETQEEREAAEGVGGYARPMPPSWLERQKAEVAKRVALADIVITTALIPGRPAPQLVTEEMVRSMKPGSVIVDLAASQGGNCALTEAGRTVTKHGVTLVGETNLPALVAADASALYARNVLDFLKLILTKEGGLKIDLEDDIVAACRVTQDGQVTRK from the coding sequence CCCGAGACGGCGAAAAAACTGATCGCCATGGGGCACACGCTGCGCGTCCAGTCCGGCGCGGGCGTGCCGGCCTCGGCTACCGACGAGGCCTATGTGGCCGTCGGTGCCGAGATCACCGACCAGGCGGGCGCCTACGCGTGCGACCTGGTGCTCAAGGTGCGGGCACCGCAGACCGGCGAACTGTCGCTGGCCCGCGCGGGCAGTGTGCTGGTCGGCATGCTCAACCCGTTCGACGCCGAAGGCCTGCAGCGGCTGGCGGCGGCCGGGTTGACCAGCTTCGCCCTCGAGGCCGCGCCGCGCACGACGCGCGCGCAGAGCATGGACGTGCTGAGCTCGCAGGCCAATATCGCCGGCTACAAGGCCGTCATCATCGCGGCCGACCGCTACCAGCGCTTTTTCCCGATGCTGATGACCGCGGCCGGTACCGTCAAAGCCGCGCGCGTGGTGATCCTGGGGGTCGGCGTGGCCGGCTTGCAGGCGATCGCGACGGCCAAGCGCCTCGGCGCGGTGATCGAAGCCTCCGACGTGCGCCCCTCCGTCAAGGAGCAGGTCGAGTCGCTCGGCGCGAAGTTCATCGACGTGCCCTACGAGACGCAGGAAGAACGCGAGGCGGCCGAAGGTGTCGGCGGCTATGCGCGGCCGATGCCGCCGAGCTGGCTCGAGCGGCAGAAGGCGGAAGTGGCCAAGCGCGTGGCGCTGGCCGACATCGTGATCACCACCGCGCTGATCCCCGGCCGTCCCGCACCGCAGCTGGTGACCGAAGAGATGGTGCGCAGCATGAAGCCGGGCTCGGTGATCGTCGACCTGGCGGCCTCGCAAGGCGGCAACTGCGCCCTCACCGAGGCCGGCCGCACCGTGACCAAGCATGGCGTCACGCTGGTCGGCGAAACCAATCTTCCCGCGCTGGTGGCCGCCGATGCCTCGGCCCTCTATGCGCGCAACGTGCTCGACTTCTTGAAGCTCATCCTCACCAAGGAAGGCGGCCTCAAGATCGACCTCGAAGACGACATTGTGGCCGCGTGCCGCGTAACCCAAGACGGTCAGGTGACCCGCAAATGA
- a CDS encoding class I adenylate-forming enzyme family protein, producing the protein MTALLLVPVAVVLAYLVFAVVRLGLPRRLALLAFWNGRVEHTLEEAERRHGQRTLFQLAQPLAWVGDLTWSARRTREVVERLSASWHHLGVRKGDRVAVYKRNDFDHFLFSLAAVRIGAIAVPMNVNVAGETAARFMERMGVRLLITDTQGYLRVHADGVSPPHTVRWVVLSDARALDGNPAGPLRVHRLADLLKRDLPAMPVCPRGAGDPLYIVHTSGTTDLPKGVIVTSEGMAQSLRSFVLFNPVSRADLACLALPLNHQVSHLYLHGILLMGLRCIVNSELAAPRLIRQIEEQRPTLFFAFPITYTRLIAAGALERGLDSVRIWGTTADASHEVQQRAFVTRGSFFRRLGIPVAGALFLDGLGSSEVGIAALLRITTPWTRRFGRRIGRRAPLGPRIRVADVEGRPVPRGEVGRLMIKGKSLFGGYWNAHDALYATTRDGWWFTGDLVLEGDDGELVHLDHEVDVMHTATGPVYTLPIEEVVLKHPGVLDTCVFGVRQDPEGPELPAAVVALRTDAAPVAASVLRRTLNATLGADQQLRHVWVIDWEEFPIGATGKTLKRKLRERYNAQLQGWVATLADTPCEPLLSQVGGSLQPA; encoded by the coding sequence ATGACTGCTTTGCTGTTGGTGCCTGTCGCTGTCGTGCTGGCCTACCTCGTGTTTGCCGTCGTGCGCCTGGGCCTGCCGCGACGGCTCGCACTGCTCGCCTTCTGGAACGGCCGGGTCGAGCACACGCTCGAGGAAGCCGAGCGACGCCACGGACAACGCACCTTGTTCCAACTGGCCCAGCCGCTTGCCTGGGTCGGCGACCTCACCTGGAGTGCCCGTCGTACCCGTGAAGTCGTCGAGCGCCTGTCTGCCAGCTGGCACCACCTGGGGGTGCGCAAAGGCGACCGGGTGGCGGTCTACAAGCGCAACGACTTCGACCACTTCCTGTTTTCGCTTGCCGCCGTTCGGATCGGCGCCATTGCGGTGCCGATGAACGTCAACGTGGCGGGCGAGACCGCCGCGCGTTTCATGGAACGCATGGGCGTGCGCCTGCTGATCACCGACACCCAAGGCTACCTGCGGGTGCATGCCGATGGTGTCTCGCCGCCACACACCGTGCGGTGGGTGGTGCTGAGCGACGCGCGGGCGCTCGACGGCAACCCGGCCGGCCCGCTGCGCGTGCACCGCCTGGCCGACCTGCTGAAAAGAGACCTGCCGGCCATGCCGGTATGCCCGCGCGGCGCCGGTGACCCCCTCTACATCGTGCACACCTCGGGCACGACCGACCTGCCCAAGGGGGTGATCGTGACGTCCGAGGGCATGGCGCAGTCGCTGCGCTCCTTCGTGCTGTTCAACCCGGTGTCACGCGCCGACCTGGCGTGCCTGGCCCTGCCGCTCAACCACCAGGTGTCGCACCTCTATCTGCACGGCATCCTGTTGATGGGCCTGCGTTGTATCGTCAACAGCGAGCTGGCGGCGCCGCGTCTGATCCGGCAGATCGAGGAGCAGCGCCCGACCCTGTTCTTCGCCTTTCCCATCACCTACACCCGGCTGATCGCAGCCGGAGCGCTCGAGCGGGGGCTCGACAGCGTGCGCATCTGGGGCACCACGGCCGATGCCAGCCACGAGGTGCAGCAGCGGGCCTTCGTGACCCGCGGGTCCTTCTTCAGACGCCTGGGCATTCCTGTCGCCGGAGCGTTGTTCCTCGACGGACTCGGCTCGAGCGAGGTCGGCATTGCAGCGCTGCTGCGCATCACGACACCGTGGACCCGCCGCTTCGGCCGACGCATCGGCCGCCGGGCGCCACTCGGTCCCCGCATCCGCGTTGCCGATGTCGAAGGGCGGCCGGTGCCGCGTGGAGAAGTCGGCCGCTTGATGATCAAGGGCAAGAGCCTGTTCGGCGGTTACTGGAACGCCCACGACGCGCTCTATGCCACCACCCGCGACGGCTGGTGGTTCACCGGCGACCTGGTGCTCGAAGGTGACGACGGCGAGCTGGTGCATCTCGACCACGAGGTCGACGTGATGCACACCGCCACCGGCCCGGTCTATACGTTGCCGATCGAAGAAGTGGTGCTGAAGCACCCGGGGGTGCTGGACACCTGCGTGTTCGGCGTGCGCCAGGACCCCGAGGGACCTGAGCTGCCCGCGGCGGTGGTCGCGCTGCGCACCGACGCTGCCCCGGTCGCAGCGTCGGTGCTGCGGCGCACCCTCAACGCGACGCTGGGTGCCGACCAGCAGCTGCGGCATGTGTGGGTGATCGACTGGGAGGAGTTTCCCATCGGCGCCACGGGCAAGACCCTCAAGCGCAAGCTGCGTGAGCGCTACAACGCACAACTACAAGGCTGGGTTGCCACCTTGGCCGATACGCCATGCGAACCCTTACTGTCCCAGGTCGGCGGCAGCCTGCAGCCGGCCTGA
- a CDS encoding NAD(P)(+) transhydrogenase (Re/Si-specific) subunit beta encodes MSANLVTLLYLVASVCFIQALKGLSHPTTSIRGNLFGMVGMAIAVITTAALIVKLAGGAGAGLAYVLIGLLVGGAAGAAMAKRVEMTKMPELVAFMHSMIGLAAVFIAVAAVAEPWAFGITGRDEPIPAGNRLELFLGAAIGAITFSGSVIAFGKLSGKYKFRLFQGAPVVFPGQHLLNLVLGLATLGLGIAYMLTGDWGAFLLMLALSFVLGVLIIIPIGGADMPVVVSMLNSYSGWAAAGIGFSLSNGMLIVAGSLVGSSGAILSYIMCKAMNRSFFNVILGGFGGDTAAATGGAQQQRNVKSGSADDAAFILGNAETVVIVPGYGLAVARAQHAVKELAEKLTHKGVTVKYAIHPVAGRMPGHMNVLLAEAEVPYDQVFEMEDINGEFGQVDVAIVLGANDVVNPAAQVKGSPIYGMPILEAYKAKTVIVNKRSMAAGYAGLDNELFYMDKTMMVFGDAKKVVEDMVKAVE; translated from the coding sequence CTGAGCGCGAACCTCGTGACGCTGCTGTACCTGGTGGCGTCGGTCTGCTTCATCCAGGCCTTGAAGGGGTTGTCGCACCCCACCACCTCGATCCGCGGCAACCTGTTCGGCATGGTGGGCATGGCGATCGCCGTCATCACCACCGCGGCGCTGATCGTGAAGCTGGCCGGCGGTGCCGGTGCCGGGCTGGCCTACGTGCTGATCGGCCTGCTGGTCGGCGGTGCCGCGGGCGCCGCGATGGCCAAGCGGGTCGAGATGACCAAGATGCCCGAGCTGGTCGCCTTTATGCACAGCATGATCGGCCTGGCCGCGGTGTTCATCGCCGTCGCGGCGGTGGCCGAACCCTGGGCCTTCGGCATCACCGGGCGTGACGAGCCGATCCCGGCGGGCAACCGGCTTGAGCTGTTCCTCGGTGCGGCCATCGGCGCGATCACCTTCAGCGGTTCGGTGATCGCCTTCGGCAAGCTGAGTGGCAAGTACAAGTTCCGGCTGTTCCAGGGGGCGCCGGTGGTATTCCCCGGCCAGCACTTGTTGAATCTCGTGCTGGGCCTCGCAACGCTGGGTTTGGGCATCGCCTACATGCTGACCGGTGACTGGGGCGCCTTCCTCCTGATGCTGGCGCTGAGCTTCGTGCTTGGCGTGCTGATCATCATCCCGATCGGCGGTGCCGACATGCCGGTGGTGGTGTCGATGCTCAACAGCTATTCGGGTTGGGCCGCAGCGGGCATCGGCTTCTCGCTGAGCAACGGCATGCTGATCGTCGCCGGCTCGCTGGTGGGCTCGTCGGGTGCCATCCTGAGCTACATCATGTGCAAGGCGATGAACCGGTCGTTCTTCAACGTGATCCTGGGCGGCTTCGGTGGCGACACCGCGGCGGCGACCGGCGGCGCGCAGCAGCAGCGCAACGTCAAGAGCGGCAGCGCCGACGATGCCGCGTTCATCCTCGGCAATGCCGAGACCGTCGTGATCGTGCCGGGCTACGGCCTGGCCGTCGCACGTGCCCAGCACGCGGTCAAGGAATTGGCCGAGAAGCTCACCCACAAGGGCGTGACGGTGAAGTACGCCATCCACCCGGTGGCCGGGCGCATGCCGGGCCACATGAACGTGCTGCTGGCCGAGGCCGAAGTGCCTTACGACCAGGTGTTCGAGATGGAAGACATCAACGGCGAGTTCGGCCAGGTCGACGTGGCGATCGTGCTGGGCGCCAACGACGTGGTGAACCCGGCCGCGCAGGTCAAGGGCAGCCCGATCTACGGCATGCCCATCCTCGAGGCCTACAAGGCCAAGACGGTGATCGTCAACAAGCGTTCGATGGCGGCCGGCTACGCCGGCCTCGACAACGAGCTGTTCTACATGGACAAGACCATGATGGTCTTCGGCGACGCCAAGAAGGTGGTCGAAGACATGGTCAAGGCTGTCGAGTGA
- a CDS encoding NAD(P) transhydrogenase subunit alpha, giving the protein MDTVSPVIINLIIFVLAIYVGYHVVWTVTPALHTPLMAVTNAISAIVIVGAMLAAALTETVLGKSMGLLAVALAAVNVFGGFLVTRRMLEMFRKKDNKKSATGGK; this is encoded by the coding sequence ATGGACACCGTCAGCCCGGTCATCATCAACCTGATCATCTTCGTGCTCGCGATCTACGTGGGCTACCACGTTGTCTGGACCGTGACCCCCGCACTGCACACGCCGCTGATGGCGGTGACCAACGCGATCTCGGCGATCGTGATCGTCGGCGCCATGCTGGCGGCGGCGCTCACCGAAACCGTGCTCGGCAAGAGCATGGGCCTGCTGGCGGTGGCGCTGGCCGCGGTCAACGTTTTCGGCGGCTTTCTCGTGACGCGGCGCATGCTCGAAATGTTCAGGAAAAAGGACAACAAGAAGTCCGCAACGGGAGGCAAGTAA